A stretch of DNA from Anaerobacillus isosaccharinicus:
TTCGTTGACAGCAATACTCGTAACACTTGCTATTTACTTTTTATCTAAAAAACTATATCAACGCTTTCCAACCCCTGTTACAATTCCATTACTAATTGGAACGACACTAATGATCGTTATTTTAACAGTTAGCGGTATTCCTTATGAGACATATATGGTTGGTGGGAAGTGGATTGAACAACTTTTAGGGCCAGCTGTTGTTGCCTTAGCGTTTCCTCTTTACAAGCATAGAACTGTGTTAAAAACGTATTTCTTCCCGCTTACGGTAGGTGTGACTTTTGGAGCTTTTCTTGGCGTGATTAGTGGAGCACAACTATCAAAATTACTTGGAATTGAGGAAATGC
This window harbors:
- a CDS encoding LrgB family protein; protein product: MISFGISLTAILVTLAIYFLSKKLYQRFPTPVTIPLLIGTTLMIVILTVSGIPYETYMVGGKWIEQLLGPAVVALAFPLYKHRTVLKTYFFPLTVGVTFGAFLGVISGAQLSKLLGIEEMLIYSIMPKSVTTPVAMEVAQVLGGIPALAAIFVMIAGIGGVVLGPFLLKLFNINHVIGKGVGLGSAAHAIGTSRALEYGELEGAISSVSMTLSAIIVSLLGPVMFYLLL